A genomic segment from Glycine max cultivar Williams 82 chromosome 1, Glycine_max_v4.0, whole genome shotgun sequence encodes:
- the TGA01 gene encoding transcription factor TGA2.2 isoform X2, producing MPFSSQRHSRIFLPSHTSLFLFSLMKNMQGFKTAQPSSQQLYCHSSFLLRGNDPNQNPARFSDLGEHHHFSAVFHQEDAADLSSSSMFSVKSSNVVGGSNMQYGTLNTNVGHAEIGSSGGGCMDTRQQLMYHKGVTMAALPLGNGQVENWADSGKADNSQQTDDTSTDIDTDDIIPTLRRLAQNREAARKSRLRKKAYVQQLESSRVKLVQLEQELQRARQQGIFIATPGDQGHLAVGNGALAFDIDYAHWVDEHQRLLNDLRTAVNSQMSDSDLHILVDSVMAHYNELFRLKSLGTKADVLHIHNGMWKTPVERCFMWLGGFRSSELLKIIKNHLEPLTDQQLMGIYNLQQSSQQAEDALSQGLEALQQSLVETLSSISLGPTDSGNVVDYMGQMALAMGKLADLESFVRQADLLKQQTLQQLQRILTTRQTARALLVQTDYISRLRALSSLWLARPRE from the exons ATGCCATTCTCTTCTCAAAGACACAGCAGGATCTTCCTACCTTCTCACACTTCCTTGTTCTTGTTCTC TTTGATGAAAAATATGCAAGGCTTCAAGACAGCACAGCCAAGTTCACAACAACTCTATTGTCACTCTTCCTTCTTGCTTAG GGGAAATGACCCCAACCAAAACCCAGCGCGGTTCTCTGATCTTGGGGAGCATCACCATTTCTCTGCTGTTTTTCATCAAGAAGATGCTGCTGATTTAAGTTCAA GTTCTATGTTTAGTGTGAAGTCAAGCAATGTTGTTGGGGGCAGTAACATGCAGTATGGGACGCTGAACACG AATGTTGGGCATGCAGAGATTGGTTCAAGTGGGGGAGGGTGCATGGATACAAGACAGCAACTGATGTACCACAAAGGAGTGACTATGGCAGCCTTGCCTTTGGGGAATGGTCAAGTTGAGAATTGGGCTGATTCAGGCAAAGCAGATAATAGCCAACAGACTGATGATACATCCACAGATATTGATACTGATGATATAATCCCA ACCCTTCGTAGACTGGCTCAGAATCGGGAGGCTGCAAGGAAAAGTCGATTAAGGAAAAAG GCGTATGTACAACAGTTGGAGAGCAGCCGAGTAAAGCTTGTGCAATTAGAGCAAGAGCTTCAACGAGCACGTCAGCAG GGTATATTTATTGCGACTCCAGGGGATCAAGGTCATTTGGCTGTTGGAAATG GTGCCTTAGCATTTGACATAGACTATGCTCACTGGGTTGATGAGCATCAACGTCTTCTCAATGATCTAAGAACAGCAGTAAATTCTCAAATGAGTGATAGTGACTTGCATATTCTGGTAGATAGTGTCATGGCACATTATAACGAGTTATTTAGGTTAAAGAGCTTAGGTACAAAGGCTGATGTATTACACATACATAATGGGATGTGGAAGACACCTGTGGAAAGATGTTTTATGTGGCTTGGTGGATTCCGTTCATCCGAACTTCTCAAG ATCATCAAGAACCACCTTGAGCCATTAACAGATCAGCAGTTGATGGGAATTTATAATCTGCAACAGTCTTCCCAGCAGGCTGAGGATGCTTTATCTCAAGGCTTGGAAGCATTGCAACAATCTCTTGTAGAAACACTTTCCTCCATCTCCCTAGGACCCACTGATAGTGGAAATGTAGTTGATTACATGGGCCAAATGGCACTTGCAATGGGCAAGCTTGCTGATCTGGAGAGTTTTGTTCGTCAG GCTGACCTCTTGAAGCAACAAACTCTTCAACAGTTGCAACGAATTTTGACAACGCGTCAAACTGCCCGAGCCCTCCTTGTCCAAACTGATTACATTTCTAGACTAAGAGCGCTTAGTTCGTTATGGTTGGCGCGCCCTAGAGAGTAG
- the TGA01 gene encoding transcription factor TGA2.2 isoform X1 has translation MPFSSQRHSRIFLPSHTSLFLFSLMKNMQGFKTAQPSSQQLYCHSSFLLRGNDPNQNPARFSDLGEHHHFSAVFHQEDAADLSSSSMFSVKSSNVVGGSNMQYGTLNTNVGHAEIGSSGGGCMDTRQQLMYHKGVTMAALPLGNGQVENWADSGKADNSQQTDDTSTDIDTDDIIPCNRVKNGTRMVVHSKDETKVKPGDQKTLRRLAQNREAARKSRLRKKAYVQQLESSRVKLVQLEQELQRARQQGIFIATPGDQGHLAVGNGALAFDIDYAHWVDEHQRLLNDLRTAVNSQMSDSDLHILVDSVMAHYNELFRLKSLGTKADVLHIHNGMWKTPVERCFMWLGGFRSSELLKIIKNHLEPLTDQQLMGIYNLQQSSQQAEDALSQGLEALQQSLVETLSSISLGPTDSGNVVDYMGQMALAMGKLADLESFVRQADLLKQQTLQQLQRILTTRQTARALLVQTDYISRLRALSSLWLARPRE, from the exons ATGCCATTCTCTTCTCAAAGACACAGCAGGATCTTCCTACCTTCTCACACTTCCTTGTTCTTGTTCTC TTTGATGAAAAATATGCAAGGCTTCAAGACAGCACAGCCAAGTTCACAACAACTCTATTGTCACTCTTCCTTCTTGCTTAG GGGAAATGACCCCAACCAAAACCCAGCGCGGTTCTCTGATCTTGGGGAGCATCACCATTTCTCTGCTGTTTTTCATCAAGAAGATGCTGCTGATTTAAGTTCAA GTTCTATGTTTAGTGTGAAGTCAAGCAATGTTGTTGGGGGCAGTAACATGCAGTATGGGACGCTGAACACG AATGTTGGGCATGCAGAGATTGGTTCAAGTGGGGGAGGGTGCATGGATACAAGACAGCAACTGATGTACCACAAAGGAGTGACTATGGCAGCCTTGCCTTTGGGGAATGGTCAAGTTGAGAATTGGGCTGATTCAGGCAAAGCAGATAATAGCCAACAGACTGATGATACATCCACAGATATTGATACTGATGATATAATCCCA TGCAATAGAGTTAAGAATGGGACACGAATGGTTGTTCACTCCAAGGATGAGACAAAGGTCAAACCTGGAGATCAAAAG ACCCTTCGTAGACTGGCTCAGAATCGGGAGGCTGCAAGGAAAAGTCGATTAAGGAAAAAG GCGTATGTACAACAGTTGGAGAGCAGCCGAGTAAAGCTTGTGCAATTAGAGCAAGAGCTTCAACGAGCACGTCAGCAG GGTATATTTATTGCGACTCCAGGGGATCAAGGTCATTTGGCTGTTGGAAATG GTGCCTTAGCATTTGACATAGACTATGCTCACTGGGTTGATGAGCATCAACGTCTTCTCAATGATCTAAGAACAGCAGTAAATTCTCAAATGAGTGATAGTGACTTGCATATTCTGGTAGATAGTGTCATGGCACATTATAACGAGTTATTTAGGTTAAAGAGCTTAGGTACAAAGGCTGATGTATTACACATACATAATGGGATGTGGAAGACACCTGTGGAAAGATGTTTTATGTGGCTTGGTGGATTCCGTTCATCCGAACTTCTCAAG ATCATCAAGAACCACCTTGAGCCATTAACAGATCAGCAGTTGATGGGAATTTATAATCTGCAACAGTCTTCCCAGCAGGCTGAGGATGCTTTATCTCAAGGCTTGGAAGCATTGCAACAATCTCTTGTAGAAACACTTTCCTCCATCTCCCTAGGACCCACTGATAGTGGAAATGTAGTTGATTACATGGGCCAAATGGCACTTGCAATGGGCAAGCTTGCTGATCTGGAGAGTTTTGTTCGTCAG GCTGACCTCTTGAAGCAACAAACTCTTCAACAGTTGCAACGAATTTTGACAACGCGTCAAACTGCCCGAGCCCTCCTTGTCCAAACTGATTACATTTCTAGACTAAGAGCGCTTAGTTCGTTATGGTTGGCGCGCCCTAGAGAGTAG
- the FWL7 gene encoding protein FW2.2-like 7, translating into MASNPETYKPYGKQPVKGQWTTGLYDCWDDPSHCCFTWFCPCITFGQIAEIVDGGTISKNAACCIYVDSHGTKWLYGATYRSKLRRLFSLSQEPYSDPFLHGCCCICALTQEYKELKNRGIDPSIGWEGNVEKWKREGVDPPIVPTMSR; encoded by the exons ATGGCTTCAAACCCAGAAACATACAAGCCCTATGGGAAGCAACCCGTTAAGGGACAATGGACCACTGGCCTCTATGATTGTTGGGATGACCCCTCTCATT GTTGCTTCACATGGTTTTGTCCGTGCATCACCTTTGGGCAGATTGCGGAGATAGTTGATGGAGGGACAATAT CCAAAAATGCAGCGTGCTGCATTTATGTTGACTCGCATGGGACGAAATGGCTATATGGTGCCACTTACAGATCCAAATTGCGACGACTCTTCTCATTGTCACAGGAACCCTACTCTGATCCATTTCTTCATGGTTGTTGCTGCATTTGTGCCCTCACCCAAGAATACAAAGAACTCAAAAACCGTGGAATTGATCCTTCCATTG gtTGGGAAGGTAACGTTGAGAAGTGGAAGAGGGAAGGCGTAGATCCTCCAATTGTTCCCACCATGTCTCGTTGA